One genomic window of Candidatus Pseudobacter hemicellulosilyticus includes the following:
- a CDS encoding transposase translates to MNGKLLQQQYKHHISGYKDWDQKEHASEWMLFEENMGTHLSIDETALSNDELYTIVTNKAAKGRKGALVAMVRGTLADRVEEVLSRLSLKLRKRVQEVTLDMAANMNLIVKRCFPFAHRVIDRFHIQQLAGEAVQEIRIKYRWQAIDEENEQIALSRKAKQTYVQQLLSNGDSPKQLLARSRYLLFKQKIRWTPSQKQRAALLFELYPRVKQAYDLSIKLADIFRQCKCKEEAFKRLALWHNEVETAGIESFRTVSRSIETHYLAILNFFNNRSTNASAESFNAKIKAFRASARGVRDIKFFLFRLSKLYA, encoded by the coding sequence ATGAATGGTAAACTTCTGCAGCAGCAGTATAAGCATCACATCAGCGGCTACAAAGACTGGGATCAAAAGGAGCATGCTTCAGAGTGGATGCTTTTTGAAGAGAACATGGGTACTCATCTGAGTATCGATGAAACAGCCCTATCCAATGACGAACTATACACTATTGTCACCAACAAAGCAGCTAAAGGCCGCAAGGGCGCGCTGGTAGCAATGGTCAGAGGAACGCTGGCTGACCGGGTGGAAGAAGTCTTATCCCGCCTGAGTTTGAAGCTCAGGAAGCGGGTTCAGGAAGTAACCCTGGATATGGCCGCTAATATGAACCTGATCGTCAAACGGTGCTTCCCTTTTGCACACCGTGTTATTGATCGCTTCCACATACAACAACTGGCCGGAGAAGCAGTGCAAGAGATACGAATAAAGTATCGCTGGCAGGCTATCGACGAAGAGAATGAGCAGATTGCTCTGTCAAGAAAAGCCAAACAGACTTACGTGCAACAGTTATTATCCAATGGCGATTCCCCCAAACAATTACTTGCCCGCAGCCGCTACCTGCTGTTCAAGCAAAAGATCAGGTGGACTCCTTCACAAAAACAAAGGGCAGCACTGCTGTTCGAGTTGTATCCACGAGTGAAGCAGGCTTATGATCTATCCATAAAGCTGGCTGATATCTTCCGTCAATGCAAATGCAAGGAAGAGGCCTTTAAGAGACTGGCGCTCTGGCATAATGAAGTGGAAACGGCAGGAATAGAATCGTTCAGAACGGTATCAAGATCTATTGAGACTCACTACCTGGCAATACTGAACTTCTTCAATAACAGAAGTACCAATGCTTCGGCAGAATCCTTTAATGCGAAAATAAAGGCCTTCAGGGCATCAGCCAGAGGGGTTAGGGACATCAAATTCTTCTTGTTCAGACTGTCTAAACTCTATGCGTAG
- a CDS encoding type II toxin-antitoxin system mRNA interferase toxin, RelE/StbE family has protein sequence MIVSIRHKGLRLLWEKGDASKLPAAQVPKLLFILDTLDTMVSLEPLASLASLRLHPLTGMYKGFWSLHVSGNYRVIFVYDEGDVYLVNYLDYH, from the coding sequence ATGATTGTTTCAATCAGGCACAAAGGGCTGCGCCTTTTGTGGGAAAAGGGGGATGCGTCAAAGCTGCCGGCCGCGCAGGTACCTAAATTATTATTTATACTGGACACGCTGGATACGATGGTTTCACTTGAACCTCTTGCCAGCTTAGCCAGTCTTCGCTTACACCCACTGACCGGAATGTATAAAGGATTCTGGTCATTGCATGTAAGCGGTAACTATCGGGTCATTTTTGTATATGATGAAGGCGATGTTTACCTGGTCAACTATCTTGATTATCATTAA
- a CDS encoding HigA family addiction module antitoxin — protein sequence MLKRGMRPVHPGEILRGLFMEEYKLTITKTAAQLGVSRKQLSEVVNSNASISPEMALRLEKVFKVEADFWLRLQAKYDLLTLQQSGKLDKLKPYTGKKPAAGKPSSTC from the coding sequence ATGCTGAAACGTGGAATGCGGCCTGTTCACCCCGGTGAAATCCTCCGGGGACTATTTATGGAGGAGTATAAACTTACCATCACCAAAACGGCTGCCCAGCTGGGCGTCAGCCGTAAGCAGCTCTCCGAAGTTGTTAATAGCAATGCCAGCATCAGCCCGGAAATGGCCTTGCGGCTGGAAAAAGTGTTCAAGGTGGAAGCTGATTTCTGGCTCAGGCTCCAGGCCAAATATGATCTTTTGACACTGCAGCAAAGCGGTAAACTGGATAAACTTAAACCCTATACCGGCAAAAAGCCAGCTGCCGGCAAGCCCTCCTCAACTTGTTAA
- a CDS encoding carboxy terminal-processing peptidase: MFRKKNLPVVLIFLGAGLFVAFRTLGWGGGNPPETKHEKILHNVGEMLAEVHYSPKKIDDNFSREVFKKYLADKVDGQKNILLLSDVQELKKFETRLDDEIKGGPVQFVPAVTEIAKKRTAETEAIYKEILAKPLDFTKDESVNLNPDQLEYPKTEADRKESWRKRIKMLVLERYSDLLDAREKNKDKEGAAKSDADLEKEAREMVLKIMNRTYDRLRNKVTDDERFNEYVKTITESMDPHTTFFPPVDKRYFDEQMSGQFFGIGASLLAEDGYIKITTLLVGSPAWKSGQFNVGDLIIKVAQGSDEPVDMAGFMVEDAVKLIRGKKGTEVKLTVKKADGSVKVISLIRDKIVQDETFARSAVINTPQGRIGMIYLPEFYANFDDPKGARCSEDVRKEIIKLKEQKIDGIIMDLRNNGGGSLYDVVQMVGLFIESGPIVQVRDRDGKPQVYFDRDKSVLYDGPLAVMVNEFSASASEIFAAAIQDYGRGIILGSTSTYGKGTVQRNIGLDKTMGMVDPNSDLGTVKLTLQKFYRINGGSTQLRGVSSDITLPDLYEYSKLREKDNPDALPWDEIQKADFSRWKYGLDLNPVKKASAERLKNNEAFNLIHTNAEWLAGQSEKVATLQLKKYQDEQKKIKATVKQIESLNKLTKELDASALTEDLKKFEYDPSKLERFKQWITALRTKDIYLQEAVNVVSDMIVQKNLVYNKQ, translated from the coding sequence ATGTTCAGAAAAAAGAATCTGCCTGTTGTATTGATTTTCCTCGGTGCCGGCCTGTTTGTAGCCTTCCGTACCCTGGGATGGGGTGGGGGAAATCCTCCGGAAACAAAACACGAAAAGATCCTCCACAATGTGGGGGAGATGCTTGCCGAAGTCCATTATAGTCCCAAAAAGATAGATGATAATTTCTCCAGAGAGGTCTTCAAAAAATACCTGGCCGATAAAGTGGATGGGCAGAAGAATATCCTGCTGCTGTCCGATGTCCAGGAACTGAAAAAATTTGAGACCAGGCTGGACGATGAGATCAAAGGCGGCCCGGTCCAGTTTGTCCCTGCCGTAACAGAGATCGCTAAAAAACGTACCGCCGAAACAGAAGCTATTTATAAGGAGATCCTGGCCAAACCCCTCGATTTCACCAAAGACGAAAGCGTCAACCTCAACCCGGACCAGCTGGAATACCCCAAAACAGAGGCCGACCGCAAAGAGTCCTGGCGCAAACGCATTAAGATGCTGGTGCTGGAGCGTTATTCCGACCTCCTGGACGCCCGCGAAAAGAATAAGGACAAAGAAGGCGCCGCCAAATCTGATGCCGACCTGGAAAAAGAAGCCCGGGAAATGGTACTCAAGATCATGAACCGCACCTACGACCGTCTCCGTAATAAAGTAACGGACGACGAACGTTTCAACGAATACGTGAAGACCATCACCGAATCGATGGATCCCCATACTACTTTTTTCCCGCCCGTTGACAAACGTTATTTCGACGAGCAGATGAGCGGCCAGTTCTTCGGGATCGGCGCCTCCCTGCTGGCTGAAGATGGGTATATCAAGATCACCACCCTCCTGGTGGGCAGCCCCGCCTGGAAATCAGGCCAGTTCAATGTGGGCGACCTGATCATTAAAGTGGCCCAGGGCAGTGATGAGCCCGTTGACATGGCCGGTTTTATGGTAGAAGACGCCGTGAAACTGATCCGTGGCAAAAAAGGCACCGAAGTGAAGCTCACTGTAAAGAAAGCAGACGGCTCTGTGAAAGTGATTTCCCTGATCCGCGATAAGATTGTACAGGATGAAACCTTCGCCCGCAGCGCTGTGATCAATACCCCCCAGGGAAGGATCGGTATGATCTACCTGCCGGAGTTCTATGCCAATTTTGACGATCCCAAAGGCGCCCGCTGCTCCGAAGACGTACGCAAAGAGATCATTAAACTCAAAGAACAGAAAATTGACGGCATCATCATGGACCTCCGCAACAATGGCGGCGGCTCCCTCTATGATGTGGTACAAATGGTAGGCCTCTTTATTGAAAGCGGCCCCATTGTCCAGGTCCGCGACCGAGACGGTAAGCCACAGGTCTATTTTGACCGCGACAAATCCGTTCTCTATGACGGCCCCCTCGCCGTTATGGTCAATGAGTTCAGCGCCTCCGCCTCCGAGATCTTTGCCGCCGCCATCCAGGACTATGGCCGGGGTATTATCCTGGGCAGCACCTCTACCTATGGTAAAGGCACCGTACAAAGGAATATCGGCCTGGACAAAACCATGGGTATGGTTGATCCCAACAGCGATCTGGGCACCGTAAAACTCACCCTGCAGAAATTTTACCGCATCAACGGCGGCTCCACCCAGCTCCGTGGCGTCAGCTCAGATATTACCCTGCCTGATTTGTATGAATATTCCAAGCTGCGCGAAAAGGATAATCCGGACGCACTGCCCTGGGACGAGATCCAGAAAGCAGATTTTTCCCGTTGGAAATATGGCCTGGACCTCAATCCCGTAAAAAAGGCCAGCGCAGAACGCCTGAAGAATAACGAAGCTTTCAACCTCATCCATACCAATGCCGAATGGCTGGCCGGACAGAGTGAGAAAGTAGCCACCCTCCAGCTGAAGAAGTACCAGGATGAACAGAAAAAGATCAAGGCTACCGTTAAACAGATTGAGTCACTTAACAAGCTGACCAAAGAACTGGACGCCAGCGCCCTGACTGAAGACCTCAAAAAATTTGAATACGATCCCTCCAAACTGGAACGCTTCAAACAATGGATCACTGCACTCCGCACCAAGGATATCTACCTGCAGGAAGCAGTGAATGTGGTCTCTGATATGATTGTTCAGAAAAACCTGGTGTACAATAAGCAATAA
- a CDS encoding HAD hydrolase family protein: MTLLDQFKAVTTFVFDMDGVLTDGSLLILDNGQFIRKMNIKDGFALQLAVKRGYRVAVISGSVSDPAILRLNHLGIKDVFMGISNKKAKLAAYMEEHGLQPGEVLFMGDDIPDYAVMTSISMPCAPADAVPEIKQIARYISPHNGGAGCVRDVVEKVLKLNQHWEVVTDIASR, translated from the coding sequence ATGACCCTATTAGATCAGTTCAAGGCCGTCACCACTTTTGTCTTTGATATGGATGGCGTGCTCACGGATGGCTCTTTGCTCATCCTGGACAATGGCCAGTTTATCCGTAAAATGAATATCAAGGATGGCTTTGCCCTCCAGCTGGCTGTAAAAAGAGGTTATCGCGTAGCGGTGATCTCAGGCTCCGTATCAGACCCTGCTATTCTCCGCCTGAACCATCTCGGCATTAAGGATGTATTTATGGGTATCAGCAACAAGAAAGCAAAGCTGGCCGCATACATGGAAGAGCATGGACTGCAACCCGGTGAAGTACTGTTCATGGGTGATGATATTCCTGACTATGCTGTCATGACAAGTATCAGCATGCCCTGCGCCCCGGCAGACGCCGTTCCCGAGATCAAACAGATAGCCCGGTACATCTCTCCCCATAATGGCGGCGCGGGCTGCGTTCGTGATGTGGTGGAAAAAGTATTGAAGCTGAACCAGCACTGGGAAGTAGTTACGGATATTGCCAGCCGGTAG
- a CDS encoding geranylgeranylglycerol-phosphate geranylgeranyltransferase, with amino-acid sequence MKLLAAFFKLVRTLNLLFIVLTQLLFYYCIAVPVFQQAGTAVPLSLSQFMLLMLASVLIAAGGYIINDYFDLNIDRVNKPTKMVVEKLISRRWAIVWHMGLSILGILLSFYVAWKTGAWWLAPVNTACVIALWFYSTTFKKKILSGNIIISLLTAWVVLVVGFLVHFQASLYYSAFAGVNLSKLLRLTFLYGSFAFIISLIREVIKDIEDMQGDERYGCRTMPIVWGVQAAKLFIATWLVVLIAALLIVQAYVLPYQWWWSALYCLALVIIPLIRILRKLFPAISPGQFHELSTWVKLVMFTGILSMVFFKIYA; translated from the coding sequence ATGAAGTTGCTGGCAGCCTTTTTCAAGTTGGTCAGAACCCTGAACCTGCTGTTCATCGTACTGACGCAGTTACTGTTTTACTATTGTATTGCAGTGCCTGTATTTCAGCAGGCTGGTACCGCTGTACCGCTTTCTCTCAGTCAGTTCATGCTCCTGATGCTGGCCTCCGTACTGATAGCCGCCGGTGGCTATATTATCAATGATTATTTTGATCTCAACATAGACAGGGTCAACAAACCCACTAAAATGGTAGTGGAAAAACTGATCTCCCGCCGCTGGGCTATTGTATGGCATATGGGCCTTTCCATTCTCGGTATCCTGCTCAGTTTCTATGTGGCCTGGAAAACAGGCGCCTGGTGGCTGGCGCCCGTCAATACCGCCTGCGTAATTGCCCTCTGGTTCTATTCCACCACTTTCAAAAAGAAAATATTAAGCGGTAATATTATTATCTCACTACTCACTGCATGGGTGGTACTGGTGGTAGGCTTCCTGGTGCATTTCCAGGCAAGCCTGTACTATTCAGCCTTTGCCGGCGTGAATTTATCCAAGCTGCTCCGCCTCACTTTCCTATATGGCAGCTTTGCTTTTATCATCAGCCTGATAAGGGAAGTGATCAAGGATATTGAAGATATGCAGGGCGATGAACGCTATGGCTGCCGCACCATGCCCATTGTCTGGGGCGTGCAGGCCGCCAAATTATTTATCGCTACCTGGCTGGTGGTGCTGATAGCCGCACTGCTTATTGTGCAGGCTTATGTACTGCCCTACCAGTGGTGGTGGTCCGCCCTGTACTGCCTGGCCCTGGTGATCATTCCCCTGATCCGGATCCTGCGCAAACTGTTCCCGGCCATATCCCCCGGGCAATTTCATGAACTGAGCACCTGGGTGAAACTGGTGATGTTCACCGGTATCCTCTCCATGGTATTCTTTAAAATTTACGCCTGA
- a CDS encoding Maf family nucleotide pyrophosphatase has product MLATQRIVLASQSPRRKQLLEWAEVPFEIILQPTDESYPDHLDIASIPVHIARNKALAVQQGATYTSLTWPLPILAADTVVVLDNTIIGKPASRQEAIDTLGRLSGKQHQVITGVVILHQGQELAFADTTTVWFHELSPEQIAFYVDKYQPYDKAGAYAIQEWIGVTGIRKVDGDFYNVMGLPVSRVVQALRQLPG; this is encoded by the coding sequence ATGTTAGCTACCCAACGTATAGTGCTGGCCTCGCAATCGCCACGCCGCAAACAATTACTGGAATGGGCCGAAGTACCTTTCGAGATCATCCTGCAACCTACGGATGAAAGCTATCCTGACCACCTGGATATTGCATCTATTCCCGTACATATTGCCCGCAACAAAGCGCTGGCCGTACAACAGGGCGCTACCTATACCAGCCTCACCTGGCCGCTGCCTATCCTGGCGGCTGATACAGTGGTGGTGCTGGACAATACCATTATCGGCAAACCTGCCAGCCGGCAGGAAGCCATTGATACCCTGGGCCGGCTCTCCGGCAAACAGCACCAGGTAATCACCGGCGTAGTGATCCTGCACCAGGGACAGGAACTGGCTTTTGCGGATACTACCACGGTATGGTTCCATGAGCTCAGTCCGGAACAGATCGCTTTTTATGTTGACAAATACCAGCCCTACGATAAGGCCGGCGCCTACGCCATCCAGGAATGGATAGGGGTGACCGGTATCCGTAAAGTGGATGGCGATTTCTACAACGTCATGGGGCTGCCTGTCAGCAGGGTAGTGCAGGCCCTCCGGCAGCTTCCCGGCTGA